Proteins encoded in a region of the Onychostoma macrolepis isolate SWU-2019 chromosome 20, ASM1243209v1, whole genome shotgun sequence genome:
- the LOC131527515 gene encoding probable RNA-directed DNA polymerase from transposon BS isoform X1, with the protein MLTSFSAKVHTAKSSHFRNKIDSAPDMRNLFRTFNSLLCPPPPPPTTSITADDFATFFTDKTRSISGQFSPPRTQDPHPTTSTAKTPIFSFCPLTEAEVSKLLLSNHPTTCPLDPIPSHLLQAISPTLLPALTHIINTSLLTGNFPIAFKQARVTPLLKKPTLNTSLIENYRPVSLLPFIAKTLERVVFNQVSLFLSQNDKLDAKQSGFRRGHSTETALLSVTEALRIAKAHSKSSVLILLDLSAAFDTVNHQILLSTLSSLGISGIPLRWFESYLTGRSFRVAWGGEVSKAHQLVTGVPQGSVLGPLLFSTYTTSLGPIIQAHGFSYHCYADDTQLYLSFQPDDPTVAARISGCLADISAWMKEHHLQLNLAKTELLVLPATPTLQHDFTIQLGSSTITPSTSVRNLGVIFDDQLTFKDHITKTARSCRFALYNIRKIRPFLTEHAAQLLVQALVISRLDYCNALLAGLPSNTVKPLQMIQNAAATGLQRAQKSPCYTSLYLPALATNHGLHQVQDTDACI; encoded by the coding sequence atgctcacatccttctctgctaaagtccacactgccaaatcctcacatttccgcaacaagatcgacagcgctccagacatgcgtaatctcttcagaacatttaattccctcctctgtccccctccacctcctcccaccacctctattacagctgatgactttgccactttctttacagacaaaactagatcaatcagtggtcagttttcacctccacgcacacaggaccctcaccctaccacatccactgctaaaactcccatcttttctttctgtccactcactgaagctgaagtatccaagcttctcctctccaaccatcctacaacatgtcctcttgacccaatcccctcacaccttctccaagcaatctcacccacactcttacctgcactcacacacatcatcaacacatccctactcacaggtaacttccccattgcgttcaagcaggctcgggtaaccccactgctcaaaaaacctacattaaacacttctcttatagaaaactacagacctgtctctctccttccgttcatagcgaaaacacttgaacgagttgtcttcaaccaagtctcactgtttctttcacagaacgacaaactggatgctaaacagtcaggtttcaggaggggccattcaactgagactgcgcttctctcggtcactgaagccctgcgaattgcaaaagcccattccaaatcatcagtcctcattctgctggacctatctgccgcttttgacactgtcaatcatcagatactcctgtccaccctctcatcactgggcatctctggcattccacttcgctggtttgaatcctatctcactggtaggtctttcagggtggcctggggaggtgaggtatccaaagcacatcaactggtcactggggttcctcagggatcagttcttggacccctcctcttctccacatacactacatcactgggtcccatcatacaggcacatggattctcataccattgctacgctgatgacacacagctctatctctcttttcaaccagatgatccaacggtagctgcaaggatctcaggttgcctggcggacatctcggcatggatgaaagaacatcacctgcagctcaacctggcaaagactgagcttcttgtcctccctgccactccgactctacagcatgacttcacgatccagttaggttcatcaacaataaccccatcaacttcggtcagaaatcttggtgtaatctttgatgatcagctgaccttcaaagaccacattacaaaaactgctcgatcttgcaggtttgcactatataacatcagaaagatcaggccctttctgacagagcatgctgcacaacttcttgtccaggcccttgtcatttctaggctggactattgcaatgctcttctggctggacttccgtctaacacagtcaaacctctacaaatgattcagaatgcagcggcgactggtcttcaacgagcccaaaagagcccatgttacacctctctttatctccctgcactggctaccaatcacggcttgcatcaagttcaagacactgatgcttgcatatag